The Henckelia pumila isolate YLH828 chromosome 2, ASM3356847v2, whole genome shotgun sequence genome includes a window with the following:
- the LOC140879154 gene encoding F-box/kelch-repeat protein At3g06240-like, producing the protein MGIQESNSWQNPPHDILTEIFLRIFPIKSLLILRCVSQSWLRVISSPEFKNAHLKTSRKRLIYGSRAALHTLPLSPKSDDDPSADEVPFDFASDDEYRNGSIQIVGSCNGLVCTVSRGGGRLTVCNPSLRKYKHIHIRLPSKHRACGFGYDASNDDYKVVTNHPTMIWKCVATILKLYSFREDSWKTSNPILGLLSSWPYVCMNGAMHWKFYYGGEDSKAAWGVVAQSLTTGNCCSVGVPASADEFPPQMVMLGVWGKCLCVYFGNFGCMNVWVMKEYGVAESWTKVVNVPLFIGRKIHLEIVIRCIVIDAEDGGVLPYVICTNVVTYDESFVDPSLDVVVEVEQISGWRCKKKNNKIEK; encoded by the exons ATGGGTATCCAAGAATCAAACTCTTGGCAAAATCCTCCGCACGACATCCTCACCGAAATATTCCTGAGAATATTTCCCATAAAATCTCTTCTCATACTGAGATGCGTCTCACAATCTTGGCTTCGGGTGATATCCAGTCCAGAATTCAAGAACGCCCATCTCAAAACATCTCGAAAAAGATTAATCTACGGCTCACGTGCTGCGCTTCACACCCTGCCCCTTTCCCCCAAGTCGGATGATGATCCATCCGCAGACGAGGTGCCATTTGATTTTGCTTCCGACGACGAATATCGAAACGGTTCGATTCAGATAGTTGGTTCTTGTAACGGTCTGGTGTGTACGGTTTCACGCGGAGGAGGTCGCCTCACCGTGTGCAATCCGTCTTTAAGAAAGTATAAACACATACACATACGTCTTCCTTCAAAACATCGGGCTTGTGGGTTTGGTTACGACGCATCCAACGATGATTATAAAGTGGTCACGAATCATCCAACGATGATTTGGAAATGCGTGGCCACAATACTAAAACTTTATAGCTTTAGAGAAGATTCGTGGAAGACGTCGAATCCGATCCTGGGCTTACTGTCTAGTTGGCCGTATGTGTGTATGAATGGGGCTATGCATTGGAAATTTTACTACGGCGGAGAAGATTCGAAAGCAGCATGGGGCGTGGTGGCGCAAAGCTTGACGACGGGGAATTGTTGTAGCGTCGGGGTTCCTGCGTCTGCCGATGAGTTCCCGCCTCAGATGGTGATGTTGGGAGTGTGGGGGAAGTGTTTGTGTGTGTATTTCGGTAATTTTGGGTGTATGAATGTGTGGGTGATGAAGGAGTATGGTGTTGCGGAATCTTGGACCAAAGTGGTTAATGTCCCCTTGTTCATTGGCAGAAAAATTCATCTTGAAATAGTGATCAGATGCATTGTGATTGATGCAGAGGACGGGGGCGTTTTGCCGTATGTGATTTGTACTAATGTCGTTACCTACGATGAGAGCTTTGTTGACCCCTCTCTTGACGTCGTAGTTGAGGTGGAGCAGATATCAG GTTGGAGATGCAAgaagaaaaataacaaaatagaAAAATGA